The Toxorhynchites rutilus septentrionalis strain SRP chromosome 1, ASM2978413v1, whole genome shotgun sequence genome contains the following window.
AAAGCAAAGGAAACTATAAAAGGTCACACATATTGCGTCTGCTCCGATAAAATATAGTGATAAAAAAGAGCACTCGGAATATTGATTCTGAAAGAAGTCCAAAAGTCCTATCATGTACCCACTGTGTACTTCAGATCGCACTTAAAAAGTCGGAGTTGAAGTGGAGTTCAATGTTTTCGGAGAAATAACAGTCTCactcatttttgaataaacgtgtttttattttcatacaTAAACCGTGCCTTCGCGTTCACGCACAGGATACTAATTCCGAATTTATACATAGTATAAACCCGCTCTTTTATACACTTATAACTAGTTCGACAAGGGCAATAATCATTTTCGATTCTTTACTAGCTATGCCAAATTATTTCGTTAAACGTTGTTCAACACAGTGTCGGAATAATTGAATACATTACACCGTCGATGTGGAAGGAATGCTACTTTTTACGCATCTTTTTCtagtatttcaatattttccaaatcaaaaaaatatgaaatacctTAGAActatgagaaaataaaattctgTACAGAGATATAAACAAAGATGATGGTAATCGGTTGTCACGAAATCATGCGGAAGTTTACACTTGTTTTGAATTGCGTTGGACAGTTTTGTTATTATGTCGGTGGTTCATTTCCATCATCATATTGTATATGCCCACACTGCGATTCCTCGGAATGCGAACAATGGTTCGTATCAGCCATCGGTATAAAACAAGGCGACGGCAGGATTGTTGGCCCTCGAAGTTCGTTATTGTCAACGCAATGGTTATTCGATGTAGATGGTGACACAAACGATGAAACAAAACAGGTTATCTGTCTTTTTAAACGCACGAGAGGACAGTTTTCTTCGTTCCAACCATTTGACGCTTTTCTTTTCACTTTGCACATACTCTTAAAATGATGTTTATTGCTTGCAGATATATTTTCCTCGGGTGGAAGTGATTCATCGTCCACTTCATTGGTTTTAGCTTTAGATTTCGATTTCAATGTGCCTCTACCGCTTGAAAATAATTTACGAGATATGCGACAAGATGCTGATAGCTCGGATGCTTTCGTTTCTTCCGTAGGAACAATTCCTGCTCTCGAATGACATTCGATAGTATTAAAATGACTAGAGTTGATTTCAACGGTGGAATTATTTTCCATGATCCTGTCCGTTCTGCTGTTGTTAACATCATCACATAAATCCTCAAACAACGCACCTGGGCAACATTCCTGTATACTGCTACTCCGCATCATCTCTACGACTTCTTGGTCACCATATGAAGAAATGAACTCATCCGAACAATGACTGCGATAGCCGCTAGTGCCTTCACTAGAGGTTTGTCTAGAAGAAGAAGCTTCACATTCCATTTTATGCCCACTGCTAAAACTTGAACCATCATCCCCATCATTCCTCCGTTCGCTCCCGTTGTCCCTCGTTTCCATGCTCATATTTGAATTTTCTGTGTACTCGAAAATGCATGATGGTGCGTAAATAACCGCGGAAGCATGTCCACTTCTGCCCGATGTGAGGGGATTTCCTTCCTTCCAGGTATTTGTAGCTGGATCGTAAATTTCTACTATTGCCAAGAAGTTCTGACCATCGTAGCCACCCATTGCATACAATTCTCCGTCCAGAACTGTTAACGATAAGGCACTGCGTGCTATCTTCATCGGTGCGATGGTTTCCCATGTTCCTGATTCCGTATCGTACCTTTCGACTAAATCTAATTGGTGCGATCCATCGAATCCACCAACAACATAAATATGCTGATGTATTGCAGCGACACCAGCACCGGAGCGGCCACATGTCATAGGAGGTATAATGGTCCATTCATTGTTTTCAGGATGATAACATTCAACCGAGGCTAGTCGGTCCCGCCCATCAAATCCCCCGATTGCGTAAAGCAGCCTATTGACCACAGCAACGCCAACTCCCAATCTATTTGAATGCATTGGCCGAACAAGAGTCCATCGGTCGAACTCAGGATCATAGCTACAGATATAGAAATGCATGTTAGTACAACtaacatttaaaaaaagtgaTACAGTCTCTACTCACTATTCTACCGTATTGTGATATGTCAATCCAGCGGATCCACCAACGGCATAAAGCAACTCGTCCATCACAGCGACGCCAACCCTGTGTCGAGGAACGGACATTGGCGAGCACGGTCGCCACTTCTCTGTTAAAGGATTATACCGGTCAACCCAATCAGAGTCATACGATGAGCCGGGTGCATTGTTGCGCCCTCCAACCGCATAGAAACTTCCTTTCAAAAAAGCTGCCCCCAGCCCGGACCGTGGAACCGTCAACTTAGGCAATGTGAACCAAACATTTTCGTCCACGATGTAAGCTTCCAATATATCTAGGGAATGTCTGAAGTAGCCACCGGCGATAAATATCATGCGGGTTGTATTTGGTTGTCGCTCTTTGACAGCTGGTCGTTTGTGCAAAGTAAGATCTTCGAAGATTTTCGCCAGGTACTCACGGCAGGCAGGCACTTTCCGTAGAACATCACagtttttcatttgttccttCAGAAAATTTGGCGTGAGCAACTGACACCGTACGGCGTACAGAATGTGCTCCATTTTTGGATATCGGTTATCCTCGTCATATTTGACCCATTTCAAAACGGCGTCGTACACATCCCGTTCACCCTGTACATTCAGCTCGTCTTTCCTGATTAAACAGATGAGTTGCATCACAGATAGTTGTAGGAATTCTTCCTCGTGGCAGATCTACTTTGCAAAGATATCACTAGAGAAACGTGGGAGTGATTAGTAAATAAAATTGAACCTACTTTGGTAAAATTGCGTTCGATAAATTGATTAGCTTTGTGCTTGAGTCCTTCACAGCCATGTTGCTCGGCGAAACTTGCGATGCCAATTGCATTTGTTGGGTCAAGTTGACGCTCAAGGAAGGCACAACACGCTTCTATCACGTTTGGCACCTGGAAAATGGTAGCGGCTGGTAGTAGTTGGCACACTGTTACTTCAGTCACTCGTATATGACCGGTGTACATATAAAACAAGATTCGGGCCACCGCCGTTGGACAAACCTAGAACGAAGAAAAAAAGGTTAGTGCATGGCAACAATGTATACCCCCACGCATCGTAACGAACCCCTTGCAACTTGATCCGTGACATCTCGCACTCTTTAAGTCCTCCTGTGAACATAGCTTTGAAGTAGGGACTCGCTGCACACAGTACGACTTTGTGCGCCTTGAAGGTCTCCTGTTCCACCTCAAGTGTCACGTCAGTCAGCATGTGGTGAGAACGCATCATGAACATCATTTTGAGCAACTCCTTGGCGTAGTTGGACATGAAATATGTCATGTCACCCGACACCTCCTTGGAACCATCGACATCGCCAAGGTGACCAATGAAATCCGTTGCGGTCTCCATTGCCAACGGCTCTGGCACCGAACTCTGAAAATGGATAATAAATCGTTAgtgtcttatggcgggtttacattaggagatctatagctataaatggatttattcacgtgaaaataggtgtaaacgggtgagaacaAATATggtacacttattcgaggtatatataacttgaataaattcagcatatgtaaacgcttgtgaatttctcactgttgagaaatcactaaagttggatgcatttctacttcaggtgaataaattcaccgaaaatatgaatatattcattatagaagttcacgctagtgtaaacggttgatgcgatttctataaatctcatcatatttcttcacatgaatatatcactagtctaaacccacccttagtgtAATGTGACTGTAGCTTGcaatgtattttttatgttagaGTTATGGGAGAAGTTTTAAATCTTCAATGAAGTAGATTGCGACTGGTCAGTTTAGATTACCCGACCGAAATTCTTTTCTTAAAATCATTTAtatgtaaggctcaatcgcactgcGGAGCCGCTAATCCAAAATTTGTTCACAGAAAATTTGATCTTAATTCTAtatttagtaggattcgaccgaatactcgcggtttattCGAGGTTAGAAGGGCAACATTTTTTGTGGGACTGATCGGGTTAGGGATATGCATAAGGGGTACATTGAGGGTACTACGcaaacaatcggatatccccgtccggttGTCGTGATcatgatcttctgcttcatctatacgtgttcctcagaaacgctgaTGTCAACGTTCAATGATGTTTCCCTCGTTGTGtctctgtttcatatccctcttaTCTGATCGATAAGCTTTatcttagtcgcggcaatacatacacatactctttacagatacacaggtcgaaggttgtgcaggccactgatcattcaacaagagccaaagattgtaccgctcatgacaactctacacgagctgaagattgtaccgcccagtgaccattctactctggattcctcgagtcaagagagatgcaccatgattgatatgaggtacagactaggggggtgtcgctgattaatggtcagttgcaccccaataggaagtatcccgtgtcggccacacatacagagcactggaaactgcaacatcccaattatgagaatctttgtaatactaacctcgagcaaaccgcgagtaatcggttacatattactaacatagtcgtaagacaaaaattgtcaaaatattgaaccccCGGCCCCGTCAGTTtaacgccatatgtgccttaataaaatatatatgttgcaaaaaaaaattaccagggatagcatctggtgttcgactagctgtcgaatgcatacagccgagagctgTACGCCAGAAAATGACATTTAATTctttccaattttagaaggttaCTTTTAACTGTTAAGACcattagaggtgaatgaactgcaaagtttaaagcctcttaaaaacaaagaagaagaagaactgctAAGAGGAAGCAGAAAGAGTCGTACTACAGAATAGACAGAATAGTttttttataaagcgttatgagatcttccggatgagctccccaccacgtgctgcaaatcgaacggagaaagttgaccctcttttgacatttttgcttcaaatactgtgggtattccaagtgcattttgaatcaaaccagacaccaaggtacttgaaggtaaACGATTGGGTAACGTTTCTGCCCAAAAGCCTAAATTACAATTGGGCTGGAAActgctttcgagtaaacactaccagtccAGTTTTCTGCGGCGAAAATTTGATTCTAAGTTTCATGcacaagaagacaagttatcttgGAAATATTGTAATgatctttgcaagttttcggcataTGGACCTTTGACGGAAACCACACTATTATCTGCAAGCTCTCacagcgtgcattgttctgcaaaacaactgtcaatatcttcaCATAAAATTATGAAGAAGGGGGCCGAGACATGAGCCtcggggtagacccatataactatttctgttATTTGTCCGAGGGTGAAGTTCGTTcacttttctgacaacaaattgtacacgaagttattcaaaattccaggaagtccacatctgtgcagattgtctgacagaatttctatggaaatcgaaccaaaagctcccttaatatccaggaatactgaagccagttgctccttgtgcgcagaGGTCAGTTGAATATCTGTGGAAAACAACGCTTGTTTCTCtactcttgcgaaacccaaattgtatACGTGGTAATACATTATTtatctcgatccattgatcgagtgtTCGAAGaatcattttcttcaaaaattttctaGTGCActagagcatagcaatcggatggtatgagttatggtcagacgctggtttaccaggcttttgaattgctattactttgaGTCTCCATTCGGGTAGAACAATGTTGTTTTCTATTAGGAAATTGAatagcgtcttttcgcgatatcgggaagattttttagaagaacgaatttaatcatatcgcttccgggtgaagagttgttcgatgaaaaaaGAGGCATAGAAAAtttcagcattgagaatggactGTCCAGAGGTGCACCGGAGTGCCCGCTTTTTGTTTACTTTAGTCAATTGTTCAGCTGTATTCCAAGCATTCAATATTCCTCGAATTGTGTGGATGTTCTatgtctacgaaaagctttgtaagcatcagatttttttcaaatacaattttgttcattcatcgtcccagccgAGAGTgactttcttttcttttaaacgGAGCGCTTGgaccttttctttttttgtacttccagtgagcttttatacatcatATCGACGAAGAATAAATATtattccaatggtggaagtacaTCTATTGACTCTGCACCGATTGTTACCGTCGTTGCATATTTTCGCCAGTCGATGTTTCTTGTTGCGCTAGTTTTACCACCAGTCAGTAAAAAATACAACGCGGTATAATTTTATCCAGCATACTAAGCATACTGCCTCCTGGCCCGACTGgctcagtattttttatttcatcttatgtttacaattacaatttcttatttactaactAAATTTTGGGTCGCGCTAGAATCGTACGCACGCGTTTCCGTGGTGCTGACTCTGCGCGAACCCCTATTGTATAACCAAACCGCTATATTGAACTTGCCCCTCGGAAATTTggcgaataaacaaaaactaaagTGGGGCTGGTTCGACATAAGCGTAACTAATAAGGGCGCTTCATCtccccctactcaatgagttttagATGAAACTAGAAAAGCTTCCCTAAAAATGGTTCATACGGCTAGTTTTTCCTATATAACTGatatattatttgaatttttttaacattATAAATTGTATaatgcaatttttttatatataaatggtTATAATTGTAATAAAATGTGTTCTTGAGTGGCTTCAAATTCTGCATATATATCCTAATATTTCATTGTATAATGTTTTTGGAAAATTGATTGAATTATATGTATGTGAATATCTGTATATGTTCgatttttatattgtatgtCAATTGTTGGCAATTCTACAAAACAGTAATCTAACATCAAAAGTGTTGTTGCTGCCTGATAACCAAAGCTAAATAATGTAGAGCTCTGCACCTCCTGCAAATGAGCTCgacttgaaatattattttaagtACTGTTCCTAATTTCTGGttgtaatcaaaacaaaattagttCCTTCAATTCTGTAATTtcacaattccaaatgaaaaataaaatgatcATGTCTAAAAAAATTTCCCAAAACGCCTTATCGATCAACATTGTAGAGCTTTTACAGctaaatcaaaattatttttctttttttttaatttcttcgtaTAATACGTTTATCAACATCCCCTTGTTTACACTTTTATTTCATTCGTCATACATTTGAAGGGTGTATATGCCTCTTCCATTAATTTTCTTCGCATTTTTAGCGCTATtcagtttcatttatatgtttgatAATATAACTTTAACCCACATTTTTAGTTTCTCATGAACTTTAATACaaattttcttcgaaaatgtgtgtgtaaaaatttaaatcacACATTTTAAATTCGATAAGTGCATTTCCCCATATTGCCCTAATCATACAATTAATGTGTGGGAGATATGATTGTGTCTCTCAAAAAGAATAATCGGTTATTACAGAATTGCTGGAaaattaatgttggttgctatTCTATTTATTTTAGTGTTGGATGCTCAGTACATAATAAAAGATCATGGAACGCGGAATCCGATTTAGATActtaatgttaactttgaaaacttTCCAAATATGACAATCGTCTAAATATTGACATAAAAATAACTGCCCTACATCTGATACGATTATTTCCCTTGATGAATTAATTggcttataaatttattttgagattttttaaaaatttaatggtttatggGAAAGTTGATAGAATATCATATATCTCCTATCCCTAGTATTACCGAAATTAGTGCTCCTCTAGATTGTCACCTTGTTAGATCCGTATCGCAGCGAGATTACTGTCTGTCCGGCTACATTTGCTCTTCCGAGAACTGACGTTTGTTCCTGTCTTCCTCCTTTGACCAACGGATAGTTTACCACATTCGATCCGATGTAGATAGACATCTCGGGGCCACAGTTCAGCGAAAATATCGATTGTGAATCAAACTTCTCAGCAGACAACGATGGCTCAACCAAATGAGCTTCTCCAATCGACTCCGTGCaggaatcatttttcttcaacatgcTTTCCACTATGCTGTATATGCTCGACAGCATATCCTTATTGTTCGATCGATCCGAAACAAGCGATCCATTACCAGAATTTGCTTTTTTGGGGATCACTACTACAGGCGGATGGTTTTACTTGGCTCAACTATACTAATAGTTTCCCACATTTTTTCACTACGATATGTTCATTTTCGAACGTCACTTCTTGTACTGCTTTACGTTTtacgattcatattttttcgattttcttcttctttcactaCAGTCTCTCTGTCCTCGCACATTTTCTCAACTAGGGAATCTTTTCGATTCCCAGATTATCTTCAAGGAAATCAACACTTTGTGAACACCACGATGGGTGGGCTGCTGTTCCCACTTGGACAGcatcccaccgctgtcaccaAATGCGCTAGTTTTACCACCAGTCAGTAAAAAATACAACGCGGTATAATTTTATCCAGCATACTGCTTCCTGGCCCGACTGgctcagtattttttatttcatgttatgtttacaattacaatttctTACTTACTAACTAAATTTTGGGTCAAGCTAGAATCGTACGCACGCGTTTCCGTGGTGCTGACTCTGCGCGAACCCCTGTTGTATAATCAAACCACTATGTTGAACTTGCCCCTCGGAAATTTggcgaataaacaaaaactaaagTGGGGCTGGTTAGACATAAGCGGAACTAATAAGGGCGCTTCATTTGTTAcgtcaaatggaactcgagatggctCAGTAGATTCTTGAAtgatatacactgcgtttcacaactatagaaccactaattttttctgagtttccaaagatatgtgagaagtcggttgaattgaagtatatagtgtagaatacaataaatatcttaaTTTATGAaactggccatttcaactttattgttgtgtccagacgcgaaacattaaaaaaactagaatttcagtgtttcataactatagaaccagatggaaacactctcactcctttataaaattaacgtcaatttcacattaattacgataagtttctaattcgtaggtcatctttagttctcaatcagttcaaataacccattcgggatgATTACGACCATGCTGCGCTATGTTGTAGTGTACATcttgttctacgcagaggatactcctcgttcaagctcttcaaatcactcataccgCTTGCAAGctacatctactattcgtccgatcactcctcataagttcctgacagggttttgatttggtaaacaagctgaccactCCAGAATccgaagcccctattcattaaattaTGCCataaccttccggattttatgaattgatgccaaattacccaattatcacatttttTTTGGACGCAAAAACAGCAATAAATAATTCTGAGGTACTTCTTTGCACCTTTGATTGTTCGTTCgcgttgatggtaagctatctaaagcAGGCCTTTtggagaaatattctaatattttctttcagattgttagttattcaatatccagttgttcgaccataacttgtAAAAAAGCAAACAATTGTCACTAGAGACAATTTCATCAAAGTTTTCTCCAGGAATATCATTTGTTAGATGACCAATTTAAAATGCTGGAAACAGCTCTGCCGCAatttcgcaaagtgacgcaagcgccaaaattgtcattttacgttttttgttatagatcgataaagaataccaaatcctttcaaacaattgtgaagttttacagaaatgtggaaaaatgaccccgtaaaagcttgaaaacagtttggcgcaagcgccaattccactgtgatgtggcgcaagcgccatttcccctatgatgtgacgtaatttgattgtgatgcgatgtgattttgtTATCTGTTCTGATAGCGTAGGATGAACGAGCAtggacagcaaatttcacataacaacatcttccgtaatgaacgtttagcataataaaaGTCACATACCTTCTATCTTGTAAAAaatacttttccgaaaagctcgtcatgccaaatattttaatcaaaaacagtccatccccatgcaatgctacttttataatagcaattctgttttagaactacaaatcatgtactaagTAGCTCATAAGATCATgtactttaaattcataaaatcaaacccAGCTTAACGGAATAATTTATCCtgctgttctcacatatagctaataaagattagaactaaatagttcaaactcaataatttaattgttgattactaCGATAATATGTagtgtcttttttcttcaggcatcgagggacaaagcttcttgacgatgtttactGCTAAATTCTTCTTTCGAATAAATTGaggctgagtgttgattgaatggtaaatgtcggatttggtgaacagctgcactcttctaaatgcttcatcgaaacgcatcttgtaacaaaactcaaaacatcctcgcgtaaactgtatctgTTTTATATCGGATtatttcggacggcattatcttatttaacacggatggtttcaattgcatttcgAATTCGAAAAAAAGGTGCTGTCCGAAATTATTGcgatcgggttctcaactacgttaatCTGCTTGACGCATGCTACTAATTCGGAAAAGTGTGTGGattcttctccctgatgcttcctcatgcttcgctcaacggcggcatgttgtagaaaataattggaaatagATTCttgcatactttgatggatgaacgccaatcggttgtggaaacagcgatttaaatttgctgtttccacaacaagctggcgttggtggcatagcttagctaaaactacattttttcaaaaatcaacccgatggcaatgtttttccatcaacagtacacattttgtacagataagattttcgtaatgtacgcgtatgctgattatacatgtaattttacaaaaagtctcgtactAAAAGttcttccctctggcgcttgcgtcactttgcgaaatTACGGCAGAGCTGgcataaggtttcgaaaatcaataaaaactaaatttttggGGAAAAACTTCGCCTGCGAATGCGAGTTTGAATACagtattgttattttaattttaatactatgataagtaatgtgaattaattgtgcaAATTTCTTTCGAGAATTATAGCCATGAATAGAGCAACagtgatgaataaaaaaatagaaatttctaaAATGAAATATTGGCTCCTATTATGTAATTCAAGGTGAACAGAACTTTGATGGTTAGCGCTATTTTGCTGTTATAGatgcactgcgtttcacaactatagaaccactccatttttatgaatttccagAGATAAGTAAAAAATCGGTTGATTTGAAGTGTATAGTGTAgagtacaataactatcttcatttaaaagactggtcatttgaacgttcttgttgtgtccaggcgccaaatatttaaaaaaaactgaaattccagtgtttcataactatagaaccagatggaaaaactcttactCCTTTACAATGTcagtttcacatgaattacaataagtttctaattcgtagatcatctttagttctcaatcagtttaaataacccattcggggtggttttgaccaagctgtgccatgttgtagtgtgtatttcgttctacgcCGAGGATACTGCTAGTTTCagatcttcaaatcactcatacggtttgtaagctgcatctattaTTTGTACAAATACTCCTTATATGTTTTGGCAggtttttgatctggtaaacaagctaacCAGCTcataatctgaagcccctattcattaaaccatgccgtcaccttccagattttatgaattaatgccaaattatccaattatcacattgtttttgatgcaaaatcaGCAGTACTTTATTGCACATTTAactgtgcattcgtgttgatgagaagctatctgaaccaggactttttgaaaataaaatttcctCAAACCACCAAACTGCTGCCTGCAAAGcaacgagttgaaaaattacatgacacgttccgtaaatccttccagtatgatgaaattctattcaagttgagtttctttttatcagagaagttttcctgaaatagtgaaacccatgagattagcttccacattagttctTGGATAGTGAAAAAACTGGtaaaatccagtttaaactggaacattgggaACGCTGTTTATTGTACTTCTCTGTGTGATGAAGAGGATCAATGGAACAATAAAAAGAACAGGCCATCGGTCCGGCGTCACCAGAGAGGTGCTGCTTCTTCACCGTTCTTGATGCTTTGGATGCACTCCATTTGATGCACGAAAAggcgaaaggaaaaaaaaacacattataAACCACATTGAtggagaaaatgaaaaaaaaccgcTTCGATATAACGCTTTATTGGAGAGACGAACAATGCATGTCCGGCTTCTTTCAGCACTCGACGAGGAATGACAGAAATTCTTATTCAtgactagctgatccggcaaacttcggcccgtccaaaatttatttttttgttatcaataccttcaaacattcacgttttcttactaagcgcaagttcatgagtccaatcgcagaactgttcattgattgatcttttaatcgactccgttgaatttaccttttactaaaaaattcctagtacttctaccaaaactcatcattataatatcagattattttcagacacaattctctttcaagatttttcagccacttgcaaataacatgtttctccgtcacatgaaataaatgtttgatacagaaaatatgatacaataaaGACCGATCCCTCCCCtctcctccccttagagagggggaggagtgtctataaAAACGCCATAAAAACGTTACGTGCCtcctaaaattttcacatgcgaaatttggctcgatttgcttgattagttttcgagttatgcagaaatttgtttttcatttgtatgacagactaccctaagagaggggtgaggagtatctaaccaatcatttattgcacccaatgccaaatttggtttcgtttgcttgattaattctcgagtaatgcagaaatttgtgtttaatttgtatggcagccccccagaACGTACAAACATCGATTAATCTGGATCAAACTGAACAACGTTCGAGCACCTAAAAATGTACACTTCTTATCACCTGCACAAGTTAACAATATTAACATCAAATTGCCACTTATTGTTACATGTTGCAGTGATTATTGTGGCAAAGGCAACAATACACTCTGCCTGTCAACTGCCGTGTGTAGAATTTTCAAATAACGCTAAGACGATTTATTCCGAAGGACACTTTTTGCTCTCTGCAATAATCTTATCGTGGGCAACCCCCAAGATGCTTAGTCATCCTGACGCTGTATTATCAGCACATCCATAGCGTGCCATCGCGTAGACATGTGTAGAAAGTTCACATTACCGTGAGTGCCACGAGGATTGGGAATTACACA
Protein-coding sequences here:
- the LOC129763092 gene encoding kelch-like ECH-associated protein 1B isoform X2; amino-acid sequence: METATDFIGHLGDVDGSKEVSGDMTYFMSNYAKELLKMMFMMRSHHMLTDVTLEVEQETFKAHKVVLCAASPYFKAMFTGGLKECEMSRIKLQGVCPTAVARILFYMYTGHIRVTEVTVCQLLPAATIFQVPNVIEACCAFLERQLDPTNAIGIASFAEQHGCEGLKHKANQFIERNFTKICHEEEFLQLSVMQLICLIRKDELNVQGERDVYDAVLKWVKYDEDNRYPKMEHILYAVRCQLLTPNFLKEQMKNCDVLRKVPACREYLAKIFEDLTLHKRPAVKERQPNTTRMIFIAGGYFRHSLDILEAYIVDENVWFTLPKLTVPRSGLGAAFLKGSFYAVGGRNNAPGSSYDSDWVDRYNPLTEKWRPCSPMSVPRHRVGVAVMDELLYAVGGSAGLTYHNTVEYYDPEFDRWTLVRPMHSNRLGVGVAVVNRLLYAIGGFDGRDRLASVECYHPENNEWTIIPPMTCGRSGAGVAAIHQHIYVVGGFDGSHQLDLVERYDTESGTWETIAPMKIARSALSLTVLDGELYAMGGYDGQNFLAIVEIYDPATNTWKEGNPLTSGRSGHASAVIYAPSCIFEYTENSNMSMETRDNGSERRNDGDDGSSFSSGHKMECEASSSRQTSSEGTSGYRSHCSDEFISSYGDQEVVEMMRSSSIQECCPGALFEDLCDDVNNSRTDRIMENNSTVEINSSHFNTIECHSRAGIVPTEETKASELSASCRISRKLFSSGRGTLKSKSKAKTNEVDDESLPPEENISASNKHHFKSMCKVKRKASNGWNEENCPLVRLKRQITCFVSSFVSPSTSNNHCVDNNELRGPTILPSPCFIPMADTNHCSHSEESQCGHIQYDDGNEPPT
- the LOC129763092 gene encoding kelch-like ECH-associated protein 1B isoform X1; its protein translation is MLSSIYSIVESMLKKNDSCTESIGEAHLVEPSLSAEKFDSQSIFSLNCGPEMSIYIGSNVVNYPLVKGGRQEQTSVLGRANVAGQTVISLRYGSNKSSVPEPLAMETATDFIGHLGDVDGSKEVSGDMTYFMSNYAKELLKMMFMMRSHHMLTDVTLEVEQETFKAHKVVLCAASPYFKAMFTGGLKECEMSRIKLQGVCPTAVARILFYMYTGHIRVTEVTVCQLLPAATIFQVPNVIEACCAFLERQLDPTNAIGIASFAEQHGCEGLKHKANQFIERNFTKICHEEEFLQLSVMQLICLIRKDELNVQGERDVYDAVLKWVKYDEDNRYPKMEHILYAVRCQLLTPNFLKEQMKNCDVLRKVPACREYLAKIFEDLTLHKRPAVKERQPNTTRMIFIAGGYFRHSLDILEAYIVDENVWFTLPKLTVPRSGLGAAFLKGSFYAVGGRNNAPGSSYDSDWVDRYNPLTEKWRPCSPMSVPRHRVGVAVMDELLYAVGGSAGLTYHNTVEYYDPEFDRWTLVRPMHSNRLGVGVAVVNRLLYAIGGFDGRDRLASVECYHPENNEWTIIPPMTCGRSGAGVAAIHQHIYVVGGFDGSHQLDLVERYDTESGTWETIAPMKIARSALSLTVLDGELYAMGGYDGQNFLAIVEIYDPATNTWKEGNPLTSGRSGHASAVIYAPSCIFEYTENSNMSMETRDNGSERRNDGDDGSSFSSGHKMECEASSSRQTSSEGTSGYRSHCSDEFISSYGDQEVVEMMRSSSIQECCPGALFEDLCDDVNNSRTDRIMENNSTVEINSSHFNTIECHSRAGIVPTEETKASELSASCRISRKLFSSGRGTLKSKSKAKTNEVDDESLPPEENISASNKHHFKSMCKVKRKASNGWNEENCPLVRLKRQITCFVSSFVSPSTSNNHCVDNNELRGPTILPSPCFIPMADTNHCSHSEESQCGHIQYDDGNEPPT